GGGACTCTCCTTTTGCCCTACCAACATTATGGACAAATTTACTGTCATAAAGGATGTCTATCTCTTCTGCAGACAGTTGGCGTTCAAACTGCTATATCATCAACCATCCATTTTGGATGATTTACCCATGGGAGAGCGACAAGTTTTTAGGGACCTCTTGGACCTATTGGAGGAAAATGAAGGAGGACATCAAAAGAAGAAAAAGTTCCCTGGTAGGTTACCTTCACAGGCTACACCTTCCTTGTCTTTTTTTCCAGCCATCCAGAGCTTTTTTAATGCAGTATGTGATGAGATACAGGGCCTAAAACCAGACCCTAATAAAGGGAGAAATCTTAATAAGGCCGAAGAAAAAGCTATTGCGAAACTTGGTTCAAATCGAGACTTTGTCATCCGCGAGGCTGATAAAGGTGGTAACTTGGTTTTATGGCCTATTGAATTGTATCTGGATGAAGCTAGACGCCAACTGTCAGATTCCGATTGTTATCAGGTCCTTCCTTCGGACCCCTCTGATGTATTTAAAGCCAAATTGGATCGCCTTCTGGATTCGGCATTCACCATGAGTATTATAAACAAGCGCGAGAGAGATTTTATGACTAATCACCATCCGAGAGTACCAACCTTCTATCTACTTCCAAAGGTCCATAAATCCGTACAGACACCACCAGGTAGACCTATTGTGTCCGGGATAGGGGGACTTTTGGAGCGTCCTTGTACTTACATTGATTTTTTCTTACAGCCTCTTGTTGCCTCCTTGGACTCCTTCGTTAGGGATTCCACTTTTTTGATCCAacagctacaggacctgagtgttcCACCTGATGTGTACCTCGTCACACTGGACGTTGAGTCCCTATATACTTGCATACGGCATGATCTGGGGATTCAGGCGGTTGCCTTCTTTTTGGACCAGAACACAACAGGTGACAGGTTACATgattcctttttgcttgatctactGTCATTTGTactcgataaaaactattttgtgttCGACCGGGTTTTCTATAGGCAAGCCAGAGGTACTGCGATGGGCGCAcgttgtgcgccctcgtacgcaaacctctttttggggtggtgggagtcaaccagggtgtactgtctggaggCTTTTTCCATGCATGTCATCAAATGGTAtcgttatattgatgatatcttgtttctctggacaggcaccctggaagaatgtcatcaattcattatgactctGAACCAAAACCCCTGGAATATACggctgacctcacacctgtcacagAGAGAAGTGGAATTCTTGGATCTCAAGCTTTACCCTAAGGATGGGTGCGTGTATACCACTCTGTATCGTAAACCGACGGCTACCAATAGCCTTTTACAATTTTCAAGTTTTCACCCACAGCATCTAAGAAAAGGGATTCCAAAAGGGCAATTTTATCGTATAAAACGAAATTGCAGTACCCAAGAAGATTTTCGGATGCACTCACAGGATCTTACCCACCGGTTCAAGGATAGAGGCTATCCAAAAAAGGTAATTGCACGTGCCTACACTGCAGCGAGAGATGCGGGCAGAGGGGATTTATTGCAGCCCCGTGTGAAGGGACCTTCTAAACCTCTGGGTGTTATTACAACTTATAATAACCAGTGGCGGGAGGTTCGAGAGATACTCACTAAATATTGGGGGATTTTACGTAGCGAACCCAAACTTAAATCACACATCTCCACACAGCCAACCTTGATAGCCAGAAGACCAAAAAACCTTAAGGACTCTCTGAGCCATAGCCACTTTAAACGCCCAACAACTCGGCTAAACAGAGGGACTAAACTCGTTGGGACATTTCCATGTGGCAGCTGCAACATTTGCCCATTTATCAACAATGATGTGACTCTCATTCCATCCCCTTCTTCATTTCAGGTGGTGACAAAAACCTACTTCAACTGTAAAACTCGGAATCTGATTTATGCTCTTATCTGTCCGTGTCCAAAAACGTATGTTGGTCAGACGACTCAAGTACTGAAAAAGAGAATACAGCAGCACTTCTCAAGCATCACCACAGCAAAGAAAGACTTGGAAAGGGGGAAAACCTTGTCCTCGGTGGCCTCGCATTATTTATCTGTACACAACTCCCAACATAGGGGAACACGAATTATGGGCCTGGAGTTGGTCCAATCAGACATCAGAGGGGGAGACATCACGTTGGAATTGCTAAGACGCGAGTCCAAATGGATCTTCAATTTGAACTGTAAAGCTCCGTTTGGCCTTAATGAGGACCTTTTATTTACAGGGTTCTATAAGCAATCCTGAAAGACTCGTTCATGCCCACTATTGGTGCGTTGCTTTGTTGCCTCTTTATGTCTAGGAACGCTTTATATGTTTCTGGTTTTGTTATCATCATTCAtcacttttatattttgaactaggTCTTCTGTTTAGCAATAACTTGCAGTAGCCTAGGTAGAATTTGGATCTCTATGTGAACAGCACTACTAGGACTCTAATTTAATATAAGCACCTTTCGTACTAGTATCACTCCTGCTGGTTCTATATGTGATGTCTTTGTCAACAACACCAGACCGTATGCCCTTGACCTGCATGTCCAAATATATTTTGATAATTGGTGCTTCTGCAGTGATTTTGTCTTTTTGTAGTAGTGCCACATTCCATCTGTGGCCCACTTTGAGTTTACatggaatatgtatatatatataatattattctgCCCTTGAAAGAGGCTTTAGGTTGCTTTATTAAACCAGCAATTTTacatgtaaatatttatttttgtcaTGCTTTCCAGCCATTTTAAGTCTACCATTACTTGTTTGTAATGACGTATTTGGTGTTGACATACAGTGAGCATAGGTTTCCACGTGCCCCGGGCAATTTTGCCTGGAGCGTGATGGGAGCCCACATTTGCACCCTGATTAAGACTTTTGGGGTTGGACAAAGTGTAACTGGGGAATCCCAGCAATCCCATATAGGGCCAATGCTGGCTGAGTTATAGCATGACTTGAGTGTCTATGATATGATATTGCACATAAGGTATGGAGTCTTTAAGTCTTGTAATAGTCCTGATTGGGGCACTGGAAGAGCATGCTTTATACTACGTGCTCCATTCTAACAAAGTTATGGTTCTACCCGATGTGGCAATGTATGGGGCACTGGCAATGCACATTTTTTACACCTGTTTGCCCCCCTGCACGATGACACGCGTGGGGTTGGATGTCTGGGTATGTCCTAAATACTACAGGTGTGGCATCTATGCATCTATGCAGCTACATAACTGCTGCCTAGGTGCAATGGAATGTGACAGGTGAAGCCCCTGCACGCAGCTATGATAACTTACTTTGAATGTGCCGAGGCTTATCTAATGAGATATCGTTATCCTATACGAGACTATATGTTGCCTCACTGGTATTTGTATATCTGTAGGCTTACGGTGGTTCTGGGCACTTGCAATCCAATGCTCATAAGAGCCTGTAGTGCACCAACATGGGGCACGAAGACGCACATCAGCTCAAGTGTCCATGCGCTCATGACAACTCTGCCTGAGACCTGATGATGTGGTATGGGGGGAATGTTGCTGGGCCCCTCTGGCATCTTGATCTAAATGTGGCATTTGCTATGTACATTTTTGTGCCACTTTTCTGCTCCCCTGCGCGGTGGCACGCATGGGGTTAAAGGTGTCTGTCGGCACCCTGTATACAAAGTATGGTGATACACTACAGGCACAGAATTCTTGTTGCTTGGGTGCAAGAACATGTCATGGATGGAGCTCATGTATGCAGCGAGCTCAATTTACTCTGTGGGGATACAATCTTGTGTGGTATCACAGGCCACCTCATAGTTATGCGCACCACTGTCCTTTTGctatgtttttgtgcatttagaACTGAAACATTCATAAGTATTTGCAAtactccaccagggggcgcagggaTATACCAGCCCAAGCgtctgtgctcccattgcaactgtGTTGGAGATCCGATGATGTGGGGTGGGCGGGGTGTTGCCAGGCACCCTTGACAACCTGGTGTGACGAGACAATACACAGGAGATAAGCCTGTGTGCGCAGGTGCTGGCAGCTCTCCCTGGACGCTGGGGGAGGCACCTCCATGTTTCCTGACTACATGCTtctctggtaagcagcacagctgcagctATTTCCTAAGTGATTAATTAGTATATTAGGACGCAGTACACTGACAGgagttacccctgacgaagccactgagtgtggcgacacgcgtcgggtcagcgtaccccctgtctccactccccaggtggtcctgagtgtgtccagcagcccttggctctattttacatgctgtgattgagctttggtcatctagccccagaggctttggtaactgtgtgcatgcctcttcagcatgggagtctctgcagctttggcacattgagtctcgtacttactctgctaatagatttattagtctttgaacctgattgtgccctcagctgggctggttatctgcacctccatatgtatctttattcatttctatggcaattggggttcatgtctagatgactctttttttttttttttttttatttatgtgtttgcaccatggatactgccttcactataacatggtgcatctaggcattgtggatctccttacaagtcattgtgacatatgctgaatgtggtagctatatgactatttgtgtacttgccatttagctctctttttcaatatattttttgtatgataaaataaggtgctgttcacatagacatcacactcggtaatagttaggattttctttatatttgtcatctattgatactgggaagttggttcatacagggggatggctctattttgggcctaagtgtaccatgtataggtcacatggatgaccaatgttttaaatgtttttaatgtgtgctctatgtggttttctgtgtccgtttatacacttttgaataaaatttgcctttttttacttgatccgtgcctccggtgatccccgatttttggtctatttctttctcttctcttttgaaatggttcatattatatagacctggttggatcccttggaatctgtggtgccccctctctttcttaTCAAGCCTTCAGTTTGTATGCGGCTGTCTGTTTTTCTCCCGCATTTTCTGGGCGTGGCACGCTGATAGTCTTCTATAACTGATTGACTTATTTTTTGGATAGATATTGTATATTATTGTAGCAATTTTTGGCATGGATCTGGCAGCTAGGGAAGCAGCATGGAATAGTCAAATGGGTAATATCTTTGAGGATACCCCCCTCAATGTGGCCATTAGTGGTAATGAGGATCTGGATTTTCATGGAGTATCTAGTGAATTAATTGGATTGCATAAGTCACTCACCAAAACATGGTGGAACATAAAAACGTTGGAGGAGTACAGAAAGGTGGGCCTGGTGCCCAGAGGACTTAGAGTCCAAATTTTTCCGGCCTGGGAAGCAGATGCCAACTTCCAAAATACGTGGGAGAACGGCTTATTGAAGTGCTCAAATATCCTCATAGAGATGCTTATTGAACATGatcgggtaattttgtctgctattaaagagaaaataAAGACTAGTGAAATTAAGTTGGAAAAGTTTGACAAAAAAACCTTAGTTGAGCCATTTCAGGGCCAGCTGAAGGATATAATTGATAAATTTGAAAAAGACATTATAGGGGGTAAGAAGCAAAAATTTAAAAGAGATCAGTTGGATTTTAAAAATGGGCGAGCATATAGATGGACACATAAGGGCAACAAGAGAGGTACGAACCTCAATGTGCCAATGGATAAAAGTATAGCGAACCTTCATGAACTTACATCAAGCGATTTTTTATCGTCCGAACAAAGCGAGGCCGAAGGCATAACCGGAGGGGCCGAAGGAGGAGACACGGCCAAAAGAAAACGGAACAAGAACTACAGGGTCTGGTCCCCCAAATACAGACGGGAGACACGACAGAACAGGAAACGATAGATGTGCCCACAATGCCGGCTGGTCCAGTACAATCTGGTaagctctccattattaatttgtccTCCTATATTTTGTCTGATGTAGAGATCTCGGTATTGGAGAGGGGACTCTCCTTTTGCCCTACCAACATTATGGACAAATTTACTGTCATAAAGGATGTCTATCTCTTCTGCAGACAGTTGGCGTTCAAACTGCTATATCATCAACCATCCATTTTGGATGATTTACCCATGGGAGAGCGACAAGTTTTTAGGGACCTCTTGGACCTATTGGAGGAAAATGAAGGAGGACATCAAAAGAAGAAAAAGTTCCCTGGTAGGTTACCTTCACAGGCTACACCTTCCTTGTCTTTTTTTCCAGCCATCCAGAGCTTTTTTAATGCAGTATGTGATGAGATACAGGGCCTAAAACCAGACCCTAATAAAGGGAGAAATCTTAATAAGGCCGAAGAAAAAGCTATTGCGAAACTTGGTTCAAATCGAGACTTTGTCATCCGCGAGGCTGATAAAGGTGGTAACTTGGTTTTATGGCCTATTGAATTGTATCTGGATGAAGCTAGACGCCAACTGTCAGATTCCGATTGTTATCAGGTCCTTCCTTCGGACCCCTCTGATGTATTTAAAGCCAAATTGGATCGCCTTCTGGATTCGGCATTCACCATGAGTATTATAAACAAGCGCGAGAGAGATTTTATGACTAATCACCATCCGAGAGTACCAACCTTCTATCTACTTCCAAAGGTCCATAAATCCGTACAGACACCACCAGGTAGACCTATTGTGTCCGGGATAGGGGGACTTTTGGAGCGTCCTTGTACTTACATTGATTTTTTCTTACAGCCTCTTGTTGCCTCCTTGGACTCCTTCGTTAGGGATTCCACTTTTTTGATCCAacagctacaggacctgagtgttcCACCTGATGTGTACCTCGTCACACTGGACGTTGAGTCCCTATATACTTGCATACGGCATGATCTGGGGATTCAGGCGGTTGCCTTCTTTTTGGACCAGAACACAACAGGTGACAGGTTACATgattcctttttgcttgatctactGTCATTTGTactcgataaaaactattttgtgttCGACCGGGTTTTCTATAGGCAAGCCAGAGGTACTGCGATGGGCGCAcgttgtgcgccctcgtacgcaaacctctttttggggtggtgggagtcaaccagggtgtactgtctggaggCTTTTTCCATGCATGTCATCAAATGGTAtcgttatattgatgatatcttgtttctctggacaggcaccctggaagaatgtcatcaattcattatgactctGAACCAAAACCCCTGGAATATACggctgacctcacacctgtcacagAGAGAAGTGGAATTCTTGGATCTCAAGCTTTACCCTAAGGATGGGTGCGTGTATACCACTCTGTATCGTAAACCGACGGCTACCAATAGCCTTTTACAATTTTCAAGTTTTCACCCACAGCATCTAAGAAAAGGGATTCCAAAAGGGCAATTTTATCGTATAAAACGAAATTGCAGTACCCAAGAAGATTTTCGGATGCACTCACAGGATCTTACCCACCGGTTCAAGGATAGAGGCTATCCAAAAAAGGTAATTGCACGTGCCTACACTGCAGCGAGAGATGCGGGCAGAGGGGATTTATTGCAGCCCCGTGTGAAGGGACCTTCTAAACCTCTGGGTGTTATTACAACTTATAATAACCAGTGGCGGGAGGTTCGAGAGATACTCACTAAATATTGGGGGATTTTACGTAGCGAACCCAAACTTAAATCACACATCTCCACACAGCCAACCTTGATAGCCAGAAGACCAAAAAACCTTAAGGACTCTCTGAGCCATAGCCACTTTAAACGCCCAACAACTCGGCTAAACAGAGGGACTAAACTCGTTGGGACATTTCCATGTGGCAGCTGCAACATTTGCCCATTTATCAACAATGATGTGACTCTCATTCCATCCCCTTCTTCATTTCAGGTGGTGACAAAAACCTACTTCAACTGTAAAACTCGGAATCTGATTTATGCTCTTATCTGTCCGTGTCCAAAAACGTATGTTGGTCAGACGACTCAAGTACTGAAAAAGAGAATACAGCAGCACTTCTCAAGCATCACCACAGCAAAGAAAGACTTGGAAAGGGGGAAAACCTTGTCCTCGGTGGCCTCGCATTATTTATCTGTACACAACTCCCAACATAGGGGAACACGAATTATGGGCCTGGAGTTGGTCCAATCAGACATCAGAGGGGGAGACATCACGTTGGAATTGCTAAGACGCGAGTCCAAATGGATCTTCAATTTGAACTGTAAAGCTCCGTTTGGCCTTAATGAGGACCTTTTATTTACAGGGTTCTATAAGCAATCCTGAAAGACTCGTTCATGCCCACTATTGGTGCGTTGCTTTGTTGCCTCTTTATGTCTAGGAACGCTTTATATGTTTCTGGTTTTGTTATCATCATTCAtcacttttatattttgaactaggTCTTCTGTTTAGCAATAACTTGCAGTAGCCTAGGTAGAATTTGGATCTCTATGTGAACAGCACTACTAGGACTCTAATTTAATATAAGCACCTTTCGTACTAGTATCACTCCTGCTGGTTCTATATGTGATGTCTTTGTCAACAACACCAGACCGTATGCCCTTGACCTGCATGTCCAAATATATTTTGATAATTGGTGCTTCTGCAGTGATTTTGTCTTTTTGTAGTAGTGCCACATTCCATCTGTGGCCCACTTTGAGTTTACatggaatatgtatatatatataatattattctgCCCTTGAAAGAGGCTTTAGGTTGCTTTATTAAACCAGCAATTTTacatgtaaatatttatttttgtcaTGCTTTCCAGCCATTTTAAGTCTACCATTACTTGTTTGTAATGACGTATTTGGTGTTGACATACAGTGAGCATAGGTTTCCACGTGCCCCGGGCAATTTTGCCTGGAGCGTGATGGGAGCCCACATTTGCACCCTGATTAAGACTTTTGGGGTTGGACAAAGTGTAACTGGGGAATCCCAGCAATCCCATATAGGGCCAATGCTGGCTGAGTTATAGCATGACTTGAGTGTCTATGATATGATATTGCACATAAGGTATGGAGTCTTTAAGTCTTGTAATAGTCCTGATTGGGGCACTGGAAGAGCATGCTTTATACTACGTGCTCCATTCTAACAAAGTTATGGTTCTACCCGATGTGGCAATGTATGGGGCACTGGCAATGCACATTTTTTACACCTGTTTGCCCCCCTGCACGATGACACGCGTGGGGTTGGATGTCTGGGTATGTCCTAAATACTACAGGTGTGGCATCTATGCATCTATGCAGCTACATAACTGCTGCCTAGGTGCAATGGAATGTGACAGGTGAAGCCCCTGCACGCAGCTATGATAACTTACTTTGAATGTGCCGAGGCTTATCTAATGAGATATCGTTATCCTATACGAGACTATATGTTGCCTCACTGGTATTTGTATATCTGTAGGCTTACGGTGGTTCTGGGCACTTGCAATCCAATGCTCATAAGAGCCTGTAGTGCACCAACATGGGGCACGAAGACGCACATCAGCTCAAGTGTCCATGCGCTCATGACAACTCTGCCTGAGACCTGATGATGTGGTATGGGGGGAATGTTGCTGGGCCCCTCTGGCATCTTGATCTAAATGTGGCATTTGCTATGTACATTTTTGTGCCACTTTTCTGCTCCCCTGCGCGGTGGCACGCATGGGGTTAAAGGTGTCTGTCGGCACCCTGTATACAAAGTATGGTGATACACTACAGGCACAGAATTCTTGTTGCTTGGGTGCAAGAACATGTCATGGATGGAGCTCATGTATGCAGCGAGCTCAATTTACTCTGTGGGGATACAATCTTGTGTGGTATCACAGGCCACCTCATAGTTATGCGCACCACTGTCCTTTTGctatgtttttgtgcatttagaACTGAAACATTCATAAGTATTTGCAAtactccaccagggggcgcagggaTATACCAGCCCAAGCgtctgtgctcccattgcaactgtGTTGGAGATCCGATGATGTGGGGTGGGCGGGGTGTTGCCAGGCACCCTTGACAACCTGGTGTGACGAGACAATACACAGGAGATAAGCCTGTGTGCGCAGGTGCTGGCAGCTCTCCCTGGACGCTGGGGGAGGCACCTCCATGTTTCCTGACTACATGCTtctctggtaagcagcacagctgcagctATTTCCTAAGTGATTAATTAGTATATTAGGACGCAGTACACTGACAGgagttacccctgacgaagccactgagtgtggcgacacgcgtcgggtcagcgtaccccctgtctccactccccaggtggtcctgagtgtgtccagcagcccttggctctattttacatgctgtgattgagctttggtcatctagccccagaggctttggtaactgtgtgcatgcctcttcagcatgggagtctctgcagctttggcacattgagtctcgtacttactctgctaatagatttattagtctttgaacctgattgtgccctcagctgggctggttatctgcacctccatatgtatctttattcatttctatggcaattggggttcatgtctagatgactctttttttttttttttttttatttatgtgtttgcaccatggatacggccttcactataacatggtgcatctaggcattgtggatctccttacaagtcattgtgacatatgctgaatgtggtagctatatgactatttgtgtacttgccatttagctctctttttcaatatattttttgtatgataaaataaggtgctgttcacatagacatcacactcggtaatagttaggattttctttatatttgtcatctattgatactgggaagttggttcatacagggggatggctctattttgggcctaagtgtaccatgtataggtcacatggatgaccaatgttttaaatgtttttaatgtgtgctctatgtggttttctgtgtccgtttatacacttttgaataaaatttgcctttttttacttgatccgtgcctccggtgatccccgatttttggtctatttctttctcttctcttttgaaatggttcatattatatagacctggttggatcccttggaatctgtggtgccccctctctttcttaTCAAGCCTTCAGTTTGTATGCGGCTGTCTGTTTTTCTCCCGCATTTTCTGGGCGTGGCACGCTGATAGTCTTCTATAACTGATTGACTTATTTTTTGGATAGATATTGTATATTATTGTAGCAATTTTTGGCATGGATCTGGCAGCTAGGGAAGCAGCATGGAATAGTCAAATGGGTAATATCTTTGAGGATACCCCCCTCAATGTGGCCATTAGTGGTAATGAGGATCTGGATTTTCATGGAGTATCTAGTGAATTAATTGGATTGCATAAGTCACTCACCAAAACATGGTGGAACATAAAAACGTTGGAGGAGTACAGAAAGGTGGGCCTGGTGCCCAGAGGACTTAGAGTCCAAATTTTTCCGGCCTGGGAAGCAGATGCCAACTTCCAAAATACGTGGGAGAACGGCTTATTGAAGTGCTCAAATATCCTCATAGAGATGCTTATTGAACATGatcgggtaattttgtctgctattaaagagaaaataAAGACTAGTGAAATTAAGTTGGAAAAGTTTGACAAAAAAACCTTAGTTGAGCCATTTCAGGGCCAGCTGAAGGATATAATTGATAAATTTGAAAAAGACATTATAGGGGGTAAGAAGCAAAAATTTAAAAGAGATCAGTTGGATTTTAAAAATGGGCGAGCATATAGATGGACACATAAGGGCAACAAGAGAGGTACGAACCTCAATGTGCCAATGGATAAAAGTATAGCGAACCTTCATGAACTTACATCAAGCGATTTTTTATCGTCCGAACAAAGCGAGGCCGAAGGCATAACCGGAGGGGCCGAAGGAGGAGACACGGCCAAAAGAAAACGGAACAAGAACTACAGGGTCTGGTCCCCCAAATACAGACGGGAGACACGACAGAACAGGAAACGATAGATGTGCCCACAATGCCGGCTGGTCCAGTACAATCTGGTaagctctccattattaatttgtccTCCTATATTTTGTCTGATGTAGAGATCTCGGTATTGGAGAGGGGACTCTCCTTTTGCCCTACCAACATTATGGACAAATTTACTGTCATAAAGGATGTCTATCTCTTCTGCAGACAGTTGGCGTTCAAACTGCTATATCATCAACCATCCATTTTGGATGATTTACCCATGGGAGAGCGACAAGTTTTTAGGGACCTCTTGGACCTATTGGAGGAAAATGAAGGAGGACATCAAAAGAAGAAAAAGTTCCCTGGTAGGTTACCTTCACAGGCTACACCTTCCTTGTCTTTTTTTCCAGCCATCCAGAGC
The Ranitomeya imitator isolate aRanImi1 chromosome 3, aRanImi1.pri, whole genome shotgun sequence genome window above contains:
- the LOC138670635 gene encoding uncharacterized protein isoform X3; translation: MPAGPVQSGKLSIINLSSYILSDVEISVLERGLSFCPTNIMDKFTVIKDVYLFCRQLAFKLLYHQPSILDDLPMGERQVFRDLLDLLEENEGGHQKKKKFPGRLPSQATPSLSFFPAIQSFFNAVCDEIQGLKPDPNKGRNLNKAEEKAIAKLGSNRDFVIREADKGGNLVLWPIELYLDEARRQLSDSDCYQVLPSDPSDVFKAKLDRLLDSAFTMSIINKRERDFMTNHHPRVPTFYLLPKVHKSVQTPPGRPIVSGIGGLLERPCTYIDFFLQPLVASLDSFVRDSTFLIQQLQDLSVPPDVYLVTLDVESLYTCIRHDLGIQAVAFFLDQNTTGTLEECHQFIMTLNQNPWNIRLTSHLSQREVEFLDLKLYPKDGCVYTTLYRKPTATNSLLQFSSFHPQHLRKGIPKGQFYRIKRNCSTQEDFRMHSQDLTHRFKDRGYPKKVVTKTYFNCKTRNLIYALICPCPKTYVGQTTQVLKKRIQQHFSSITTAKKDLERGKTLSSVASHYLSVHNSQHRGTRIMGLELVQSDIRGGDITLELLRRESKWIFNLNCKAPFGLNEDLLFTGFYKQS
- the LOC138670635 gene encoding uncharacterized protein isoform X4, translated to MPAGPVQSGKLSIINLSSYILSDVEISVLERGLSFCPTNIMDKFTVIKDVYLFCRQLAFKLLYHQPSILDDLPMGERQVFRDLLDLLEENEGGHQKKKKFPGRLPSQATPSLSFFPAIQSFFNAVCDEIQGLKPDPNKGRNLNKAEEKAIAKLGSNRDFVIREADKGGNLVLWPIELYLDEARRQLSDSDCYQVLPSDPSDVFKAKLDRLLDSAFTMSIINKRERDFMTNHHPRVPTFYLLPKVHKSVQTPPGRPIVSGIGGLLERPCTYIDFFLQPLVASLDSFVRDSTFLIQQLQDLSVPPDVYLVTLDVESLYTCIRHDLGIQAVAFFLDQNTTGDRLHDSFLLDLLSFVLDKNYFVFDRVFYRQARGTAMGARCAPSYANLFLGWWESTRVYCLEAFSMHVIKWYRYIDDILFLWTGTLEECHQFIMTLNQNPWNIRLTSHLSQREVEFLDLKLYPKDGI
- the LOC138670635 gene encoding uncharacterized protein isoform X2; protein product: MGERQVFRDLLDLLEENEGGHQKKKKFPGRLPSQATPSLSFFPAIQSFFNAVCDEIQGLKPDPNKGRNLNKAEEKAIAKLGSNRDFVIREADKGGNLVLWPIELYLDEARRQLSDSDCYQVLPSDPSDVFKAKLDRLLDSAFTMSIINKRERDFMTNHHPRVPTFYLLPKVHKSVQTPPGRPIVSGIGGLLERPCTYIDFFLQPLVASLDSFVRDSTFLIQQLQDLSVPPDVYLVTLDVESLYTCIRHDLGIQAVAFFLDQNTTGDRLHDSFLLDLLSFVLDKNYFVFDRVFYRQARGTAMGARCAPSYANLFLGWWESTRVYCLEAFSMHVIKWYRYIDDILFLWTGTLEECHQFIMTLNQNPWNIRLTSHLSQREVEFLDLKLYPKDGCVYTTLYRKPTATNSLLQFSSFHPQHLRKGIPKGQFYRIKRNCSTQEDFRMHSQDLTHRFKDRGYPKKVVTKTYFNCKTRNLIYALICPCPKTYVGQTTQVLKKRIQQHFSSITTAKKDLERGKTLSSVASHYLSVHNSQHRGTRIMGLELVQSDIRGGDITLELLRRESKWIFNLNCKAPFGLNEDLLFTGFYKQS
- the LOC138670635 gene encoding uncharacterized protein isoform X1, which codes for MPAGPVQSGKLSIINLSSYILSDVEISVLERGLSFCPTNIMDKFTVIKDVYLFCRQLAFKLLYHQPSILDDLPMGERQVFRDLLDLLEENEGGHQKKKKFPGRLPSQATPSLSFFPAIQSFFNAVCDEIQGLKPDPNKGRNLNKAEEKAIAKLGSNRDFVIREADKGGNLVLWPIELYLDEARRQLSDSDCYQVLPSDPSDVFKAKLDRLLDSAFTMSIINKRERDFMTNHHPRVPTFYLLPKVHKSVQTPPGRPIVSGIGGLLERPCTYIDFFLQPLVASLDSFVRDSTFLIQQLQDLSVPPDVYLVTLDVESLYTCIRHDLGIQAVAFFLDQNTTGDRLHDSFLLDLLSFVLDKNYFVFDRVFYRQARGTAMGARCAPSYANLFLGWWESTRVYCLEAFSMHVIKWYRYIDDILFLWTGTLEECHQFIMTLNQNPWNIRLTSHLSQREVEFLDLKLYPKDGCVYTTLYRKPTATNSLLQFSSFHPQHLRKGIPKGQFYRIKRNCSTQEDFRMHSQDLTHRFKDRGYPKKVVTKTYFNCKTRNLIYALICPCPKTYVGQTTQVLKKRIQQHFSSITTAKKDLERGKTLSSVASHYLSVHNSQHRGTRIMGLELVQSDIRGGDITLELLRRESKWIFNLNCKAPFGLNEDLLFTGFYKQS